One region of Azoarcus sp. CIB genomic DNA includes:
- a CDS encoding DUF934 domain-containing protein, with the protein MSKVIKNGRIVNDDWQILTVAEGEEAAALDVPAGRVIVPLATWLARRDELAARGDVGVWFAGNEGPEALADDIGHVAVIAVSFPKFVDGRGYSTAALLRTRYGYTGQLIAFGEVLRDQFNYLTRCGFDTLQPREGRYTDAQLDAAVASLADFTEPYQASVLHPQPLFRRVARVGVKA; encoded by the coding sequence ATGTCTAAAGTCATCAAGAACGGCCGCATCGTCAACGACGACTGGCAGATCCTCACCGTCGCCGAAGGCGAAGAGGCCGCAGCCCTCGACGTGCCCGCCGGCCGCGTGATCGTGCCGCTCGCGACCTGGCTTGCCCGCCGCGACGAACTCGCCGCACGCGGCGACGTCGGCGTGTGGTTCGCCGGCAACGAAGGCCCCGAGGCGCTCGCCGACGACATCGGCCACGTCGCCGTGATCGCCGTGAGCTTCCCGAAATTCGTCGACGGCCGCGGCTACTCGACCGCCGCACTGCTGCGCACGCGTTACGGCTACACCGGCCAGCTCATCGCCTTCGGCGAAGTCCTGCGCGACCAGTTCAACTACCTCACGCGCTGCGGCTTCGACACGCTGCAGCCGCGCGAAGGCCGCTACACCGACGCCCAGCTCGACGCCGCCGTCGCGAGCCTTGCTGACTTCACCGAGCCCTACCAGGCCTCGGTCCTCCACCCGCAGCCGCTGTTCCGCCGCGTCGCGCGCGTCGGAGTGAAGGCATGA